Genomic DNA from Acidimicrobiales bacterium:
CCGTGGGTGCAGATGAGCACATCGGTGACGCCGTCGTCGACCGGCTCGAGATCGCTGAGGTCGCCGGACACGATGTCGCCGATCACGGCAACGAGGTCGTCGCGTCGGATGAACGCCTCGCGACGCTGGAAGTGCGAGAAGGTCGAGCCGTCACCTGATCGGTACGAGATCACTCGATGCACCGGGCTGCCGTCGGGCGCCGTCGAAGATGGCTGATCCGACAGCACCGCGAGCAGTCGGGTCGAGAACGTCGTCTCGTCGGCGACCAGTCCGGTCAGGAGGGGATGGTCTTCGATCGACTTGGGCCAGGGGAGTGGCAGCTCGACCAGGAGGTAGTGATCGTCGTGCCCGGCGGTGCCGAGGGGCGAGTCTCCCAGTTGTTCCGACTGGGCCGAGCATCGCAGGTCGTTCACCGTGCCAGCTCCGGTTCGGCGTCGCGGGCTTCGTCGGACTCGCTCGGCTCCACTCGCCCTCTGAGGTCGGCCATCCATTCGGCCGCCTCGGCAAAGGCCTCGACCGCTTCCTGGCGAACGGCCGAGGAGCCGTTGGTGGCGGCGGGATACGACCCGAGGAACTTCACATCGGCGTGCTTGGCCCGGACGGCTTGCAGACAGCTCGCCACGAGGTCGTCGTTGATGTGGCCGTGGAGATCGATGATGAAGTGGTAATTGCCGAGCGAGGTCTTCGCCGGTCGGGAGATCAGCAGCGACATGTTGATGCCCCGAGCCGCGAACTCCTGGAGGATCGTGACGAGCGAGCCCGGCTTGTCTTCTCGCTGGGTGATCATGATCGTCGTGCGGTCGTGGCCGGTCGGTGCGGGAATGGTGTCGCGCCCGACGACGAGGAACCGGGTCTGGTTGTCGGGATGGTCGGCGATGTTCGCAGCAAGGGTGTCGAGTCCGTACTGCTGGCCGGCAATGGCCGGTCCGACCGCCGCCAATCCGGGTGTGGTGGCCGCCATTTCGGCGGCCTGCGCCGTCGAACTCGCAACCTCGACCGGGAGGTCGGCGAAGTGCTCACGGAGGAACCCACGGCACTGGGCGTTCGCGACCGGGTGGGAGGCGATCGTGGTGACGTCGTCGATCGTGGTGCCAGGCGCCGCCATCAGCATCATTTCGATGTCGAGGATGACCTCGCGCTGGATCAGCAGGTTGGTGTCGAACACCAGGGTGTCCATCGTGACGTTGACGGTGCCCTCGATGGCGTTCTCGATCGCAACGAAGCCGAGGTCGAGTTCGCCTTCCTGGGTGGCCATGAGGATGTCGACGAATGTGCGCATCGGTACCAGCTCGTCGCACGCGAGATCGGGCTGGCTCCGCAGCGCCTGCTCGGTGAACGTTCCGAAGGGCCCGAGGAAGCCGATACGGCGAGTCGTTGCAGTCACCCTGCCAGCCTACGAGGCCCCGGCCTGGCCGTGGCACGGGTTTCTGCGTGGC
This window encodes:
- the pheA gene encoding prephenate dehydratase; the protein is MTATTRRIGFLGPFGTFTEQALRSQPDLACDELVPMRTFVDILMATQEGELDLGFVAIENAIEGTVNVTMDTLVFDTNLLIQREVILDIEMMLMAAPGTTIDDVTTIASHPVANAQCRGFLREHFADLPVEVASSTAQAAEMAATTPGLAAVGPAIAGQQYGLDTLAANIADHPDNQTRFLVVGRDTIPAPTGHDRTTIMITQREDKPGSLVTILQEFAARGINMSLLISRPAKTSLGNYHFIIDLHGHINDDLVASCLQAVRAKHADVKFLGSYPAATNGSSAVRQEAVEAFAEAAEWMADLRGRVEPSESDEARDAEPELAR